A section of the Rhodobacteraceae bacterium M382 genome encodes:
- a CDS encoding phosphopentomutase, with product MARAFLVVMDSVGIGGAPDASSFYNGDLPDLGANTLAHIAQACAAGRAETGRTGPLHVPNMDLLGLGAAMRLASAVPFPGLDSAPQGRWGCAAEISRGKDTPSGHWELAGVPVPWDWHFFPDTQPAFPPELSTYVAEQAGTQGILGDRHAPGTAIIDALGGEHMRSGWPICYTSADSVFQIAAHEETFGLDRLLDLCRAIAPRLHAMKVGRVIARPFVGNPQDGFSRTPNRRDFAILPPSPVLNNWVQEAGGTVHAIGKIGDIFSMQGIDTLDKGPDAQLMQHLSDRVQNAEDGSLTFANFVEFDSLYGHRRDIAGYARALEWFDTQLGSILSRLRDGDILVLTADHGNDPSWPGTDHTREQVPVLVSGRGAGPLGQVAFADIAASIAAHLGVAAQGPGRSFL from the coding sequence ATGGCGCGTGCTTTTTTGGTGGTGATGGATTCAGTGGGTATCGGTGGGGCGCCGGATGCCAGTTCATTCTACAACGGCGATCTGCCGGACCTTGGGGCAAATACGCTGGCCCATATTGCGCAGGCCTGCGCCGCAGGGCGGGCCGAAACCGGGCGAACGGGGCCGCTGCATGTGCCCAATATGGACCTGTTGGGGTTGGGGGCGGCCATGCGTCTTGCTTCGGCTGTGCCGTTTCCGGGGCTGGACTCGGCACCACAGGGGCGGTGGGGATGTGCTGCTGAAATCAGCAGGGGCAAGGACACCCCATCGGGTCATTGGGAGCTGGCCGGGGTCCCGGTGCCCTGGGACTGGCATTTCTTTCCCGACACGCAACCGGCATTCCCGCCCGAGCTGAGCACGTATGTTGCGGAGCAGGCCGGGACGCAGGGCATTCTGGGTGATCGGCACGCACCGGGCACCGCGATCATCGACGCGTTGGGTGGCGAACATATGCGCAGTGGCTGGCCGATTTGCTATACCTCGGCTGACAGCGTGTTCCAGATCGCAGCCCATGAGGAGACTTTTGGTCTGGATCGCCTGCTGGACCTGTGCCGGGCCATTGCGCCCCGGCTACATGCGATGAAAGTGGGGCGAGTGATCGCGCGCCCCTTTGTCGGCAATCCGCAGGACGGTTTTAGCCGTACGCCCAACCGACGCGATTTCGCCATACTCCCGCCGTCGCCTGTGCTGAACAATTGGGTGCAGGAGGCAGGAGGCACAGTTCATGCAATTGGCAAGATCGGAGATATCTTTTCGATGCAAGGCATCGACACTTTGGACAAAGGCCCCGATGCCCAGCTGATGCAGCACCTGTCGGACCGGGTCCAGAACGCCGAGGACGGCAGCCTGACATTTGCCAATTTTGTCGAATTCGACAGCCTGTATGGTCATCGCCGTGACATTGCAGGATACGCCCGGGCGCTCGAGTGGTTCGATACTCAGTTGGGTTCAATTCTGTCACGATTGCGGGACGGCGATATTCTGGTGTTGACGGCCGATCACGGCAATGATCCCAGCTGGCCCGGGACGGATCACACCCGCGAACAGGTGCCGGTGCTGGTGTCCGGCCGCGGAGCCGGACCGCTGGGGCAGGTTGCCTTTGCCGACATCGCGGCCTCGATCGCGGCGCATCTGGGGGTTGCGGCCCAGGGTCCGGGGCGCAGTTTTCTTTGA
- a CDS encoding cytidine deaminase codes for MSLKDAAAAVRENAHAPYSNFKVGAAIRATSGTVYVGCNVENVAYPEGTCAEAGAIAAMVASGETEIAEVYVIADSPSPVPPCGGCRQKLAEFGAGNVPVTLGTTDGPEQATTIADLLPGAFGVDHMDRS; via the coding sequence ATGAGCCTCAAAGACGCCGCCGCTGCCGTTCGTGAAAACGCCCACGCGCCTTATTCCAACTTCAAGGTGGGCGCGGCGATCCGCGCGACCTCGGGAACGGTCTATGTGGGATGTAACGTGGAAAACGTCGCCTATCCGGAAGGCACCTGTGCCGAAGCCGGGGCGATTGCCGCCATGGTCGCGTCAGGAGAGACCGAGATTGCCGAGGTCTATGTAATCGCCGACAGCCCCTCTCCGGTGCCGCCCTGTGGCGGGTGTCGCCAGAAGCTGGCCGAGTTTGGCGCAGGCAATGTACCGGTTACGCTGGGCACCACCGATGGCCCGGAACAGGCGACGACCATCGCCGACCTGTTGCCCGGGGCCTTTGGGGTCGACCATATGGATCGGAGCTGA
- a CDS encoding SPOR domain-containing protein: MKITRIIAMALIAGGLGLPALQAQTLQKAQPPAEFPPASFKGKQYVDSKGCIYIRAGIDGNVTWVPRVNRSRKQICGYQQTKLKPGASTSATSQAKAPELITVPAAGRPTATAARTPVAAPAPKTTVKTTAKPTTTTRTTTQATVRQPVVTSTRKPVPTVASTLPAAPKPAPVKTKPAAVVAAPTPAAPAARAGGCSNASSLSQRYINKTPDVRCGPQAEAPVTFGSGSGIGPQSSLRLTPNTRVVQRHIYDNRQNTQNFKVPAGYRSVWSDDRLNPQRAERGLRPAVITQAVRIPEGYRRVEREDDRMNPMRGVRTAAGDAQSAQIWTNTLPKTLKPVPTQAQIITLPTSTARSPAEATHVRVSTRSASQAQSLPRVSTNRYIRVATYETDAVARETAQNLAGTGLPMRLGSLNKGGKSYRVVLAGPYSSDSVAERDLARVRAAGFGSARLSK, translated from the coding sequence ATGAAGATTACAAGAATTATTGCCATGGCATTGATCGCGGGGGGGCTTGGACTTCCGGCTTTGCAGGCCCAGACGCTGCAAAAGGCGCAGCCCCCGGCCGAGTTCCCTCCGGCTTCGTTCAAAGGGAAGCAATATGTTGATAGCAAGGGGTGTATCTATATTCGCGCCGGGATCGACGGAAATGTGACCTGGGTTCCCCGGGTCAACCGCAGCCGCAAACAGATCTGTGGCTATCAGCAGACCAAGCTGAAACCGGGGGCGTCGACCAGCGCGACGTCACAGGCCAAGGCTCCTGAATTGATCACGGTGCCCGCCGCGGGACGGCCAACCGCCACCGCAGCCCGGACACCTGTTGCGGCACCGGCCCCTAAGACCACCGTAAAAACAACTGCAAAACCCACGACGACAACACGGACGACAACCCAGGCGACGGTTCGGCAACCAGTTGTGACCAGCACCCGCAAACCTGTTCCGACCGTGGCGAGCACTTTGCCGGCGGCGCCAAAACCGGCCCCGGTGAAAACCAAACCCGCGGCTGTGGTTGCGGCCCCGACGCCAGCGGCTCCGGCCGCGCGCGCTGGTGGCTGTTCGAATGCCTCATCGTTAAGTCAGCGGTATATCAACAAAACCCCGGACGTGCGGTGTGGTCCACAGGCCGAGGCTCCGGTTACCTTTGGGTCGGGCTCTGGTATTGGGCCGCAGTCGTCGTTGCGTCTGACTCCGAACACACGGGTGGTGCAGCGCCATATATACGACAATCGGCAGAACACTCAGAACTTCAAGGTGCCCGCCGGCTATAGGTCCGTGTGGAGCGACGATCGTTTGAATCCGCAACGGGCCGAGCGCGGTCTGCGCCCCGCTGTGATCACCCAGGCGGTGAGAATTCCCGAAGGGTATCGCCGGGTGGAACGTGAAGATGATCGCATGAACCCGATGCGCGGGGTGCGAACTGCGGCGGGGGATGCGCAAAGCGCCCAGATCTGGACGAACACGCTGCCGAAGACGCTGAAACCGGTGCCAACGCAGGCGCAGATCATTACCTTGCCAACATCCACAGCGCGGTCTCCGGCAGAAGCGACCCACGTCCGGGTTTCAACCCGATCCGCGTCCCAGGCCCAATCCTTGCCCAGGGTATCGACCAATCGGTATATTCGTGTGGCAACGTATGAAACTGATGCTGTTGCCCGCGAGACGGCGCAAAACCTGGCCGGAACCGGATTGCCGATGCGGTTGGGGAGCCTGAACAAGGGGGGCAAAAGTTATCGTGTTGTTCTGGCTGGCCCTTATTCATCGGATTCTGTGGCCGAACGGGATCTGGCTCGTGTCAGGGCCGCCGGGTTCGGCAGTGCGCGTTTGAGCAAATAG
- a CDS encoding DMT family transporter: MKCKTIDLQPEVSQFTAAGTMLAAMAVVGIVDNIIPVLARDIGLWQFYLMRALLSVPLLCVFSAFGLGKLTVNRVWPVLLRSVLLGVSMMFYFSAVALMPIAQAIAGLFTSPIFIVVISVVFLGLRIGLVRVGAIFLGFIGVLFVLQPDLYAFDWLILMPVAGGFFYALGTITTRTLCDGESTNAMLLGMLLAQAVMGMIGLGVLEIWPQDVAAGADGFVTRGWVWPVWSLMHWMLLQVIGSVVGVYLIIKAYQQGEASFVAVFEYSVMIVGPAFAWLVFGQTVGLWQIFGIGLIVLAGSVIALRSR; encoded by the coding sequence ATGAAATGTAAGACAATTGATTTGCAGCCCGAAGTTTCCCAATTCACGGCCGCGGGCACGATGCTGGCGGCCATGGCGGTTGTCGGGATCGTCGATAACATTATCCCGGTGTTGGCCAGAGACATCGGGTTGTGGCAATTCTACCTGATGCGGGCGCTGTTGTCGGTGCCGTTGCTTTGTGTCTTCTCGGCATTCGGGTTGGGCAAGCTGACAGTGAACCGGGTATGGCCGGTGCTGTTGCGCAGTGTCCTGCTGGGTGTGTCGATGATGTTCTACTTTTCTGCCGTGGCCCTGATGCCGATCGCTCAGGCCATTGCCGGTTTGTTTACTTCGCCAATCTTTATCGTGGTCATTTCGGTGGTGTTCTTGGGGCTCAGGATCGGGTTGGTCAGGGTTGGTGCCATTTTTCTGGGCTTCATCGGTGTTCTGTTCGTGCTGCAACCGGATCTATATGCGTTTGATTGGTTGATCCTAATGCCGGTCGCCGGTGGTTTTTTCTATGCTTTGGGAACCATTACAACGCGGACGTTGTGCGATGGGGAAAGCACGAATGCCATGCTGCTTGGGATGTTGTTGGCGCAAGCGGTCATGGGAATGATTGGATTGGGTGTGCTTGAGATCTGGCCACAGGATGTGGCTGCTGGCGCGGATGGCTTCGTGACACGGGGCTGGGTCTGGCCGGTGTGGTCGCTCATGCATTGGATGCTGTTGCAGGTGATCGGGTCTGTCGTTGGGGTGTATCTGATCATCAAGGCGTACCAACAGGGCGAGGCCTCCTTTGTGGCGGTCTTTGAGTATTCGGTGATGATCGTGGGTCCGGCATTTGCCTGGCTGGTATTCGGTCAGACGGTTGGGCTCTGGCAGATCTT
- a CDS encoding cupin domain-containing protein, protein MSDTIAEMRLPTQELRDDIPFYTKTLGMRMDMIYPADNPSIAVFSGHGLRLRIEKDAAEQPGTLRILTDDPDGFADGARVLIAPNGTRVEIEERNPPLVMPTTQHSFVVRRLADQAPWIIGRAGMHYRDLVPSRLGGSIIASHIRIPDGGPVPDMVHFHKVGFQLIFCIHGWVDVVYEDQGEKMRLTPGDCFIQPPEIRHRVLEASDDLQVIEIGVPADHVTEIDHDMTLPTPHHRPDREWDGQRFVYNQAASADWVDFRLPGFVCRDTTINANTHGVASVQVVRRGLGESPWASHDTDILFTFVMNGRVTLHGEGRDPYDLEAGDAYVIPPGMKTRLVAPSDDVELLEVSLPGTFTTNLEPT, encoded by the coding sequence ATGTCTGATACGATTGCCGAAATGCGGCTGCCCACGCAGGAGTTGCGTGACGATATTCCGTTTTATACCAAAACCCTCGGGATGCGGATGGACATGATTTATCCGGCCGATAACCCGTCGATCGCTGTGTTTTCGGGTCACGGACTGCGGTTGCGGATTGAAAAAGACGCAGCCGAACAGCCGGGTACACTGCGCATCCTGACCGATGACCCGGATGGATTCGCCGATGGAGCACGGGTGCTGATCGCCCCCAATGGCACCCGGGTCGAAATCGAAGAGCGCAACCCACCGCTGGTCATGCCCACGACCCAGCATTCCTTTGTGGTGCGCCGATTGGCCGACCAGGCCCCCTGGATCATCGGGCGGGCAGGTATGCATTACCGCGATCTGGTGCCTTCGCGGTTGGGCGGGTCGATCATCGCCAGCCACATTCGCATTCCTGACGGCGGACCCGTGCCGGATATGGTGCATTTCCACAAGGTCGGGTTTCAGTTGATCTTTTGCATCCACGGCTGGGTTGATGTGGTGTACGAGGATCAGGGCGAAAAGATGCGCCTGACACCGGGCGATTGTTTCATCCAACCCCCGGAGATCCGTCACCGGGTGTTGGAGGCAAGCGACGATTTGCAAGTGATTGAAATTGGCGTCCCGGCGGATCATGTCACCGAAATCGACCACGATATGACCCTGCCGACCCCGCATCATCGCCCGGATCGGGAATGGGATGGTCAGCGCTTTGTCTATAATCAGGCGGCCAGCGCGGACTGGGTGGATTTCCGGCTGCCGGGTTTTGTCTGCCGTGACACCACGATCAATGCCAACACCCATGGTGTGGCCAGCGTTCAGGTGGTGCGGCGCGGTTTGGGGGAAAGTCCCTGGGCCAGCCATGACACCGATATTTTGTTTACCTTTGTCATGAACGGTCGTGTGACCTTGCATGGGGAAGGGCGCGACCCCTATGATCTGGAAGCAGGGGATGCCTATGTCATCCCACCCGGCATGAAAACCCGTCTGGTCGCCCCGTCCGACGACGTGGAACTGTTGGAAGTCAGCCTGCCCGGAACCTTCACAACCAATCTGGAGCCCACATGA
- a CDS encoding AMP-binding protein → MGWMADESGLEKNAANYVPLTPLSHLRRAAHVFADDPAIVYGSFRKTYAAYYDRCTRLASALAGMGVKPGDVVATLIPNLPAQAEAHFGVPACGAVLNTINTRLDVDTVSYIFGHGEAKVVLADTEFVPLAEAAKARMDGDGPLIIEVPDDQAGFHATGRHPVYEDVLGNAAHDFDWILPQDEWESLALNYTSGTTGRPKGVVYHHRGAYLMTMGTVISWRMVMKPKYLAIVPLFHCNGWNHTWMMPVLGGTVICCRNITAPAIYDAIANEGATHFGGAPIVLNMIVNAPEEVRKTFDHTVEVFTAGAPPAPATLEKIERLGFHITQVYGLTETYGHVTECLWKGGNWDTLDQTGRAAIKARQGVAFPMMDHITVMDDDMGQIPMNGTDQGQIVMRGNSVMKGYLKNPDATAESFKGGYFHSGDIAVQHPDGYIQIADRAKDIIISGGENISSVEVEGVLMGHPDVNLAAVVAKPDDKWGEVPCAFVELKEGATADEAGLVAFCRETLAGFKTPKKVVFLELPKTSTGKIQKFELRKIAADL, encoded by the coding sequence ATGGGTTGGATGGCTGATGAGTCCGGGCTGGAAAAGAATGCAGCGAACTATGTGCCGCTGACACCGCTGTCACATCTACGACGTGCGGCGCATGTGTTTGCCGATGATCCCGCCATTGTCTATGGCAGCTTCCGCAAAACCTATGCGGCCTATTACGACCGCTGCACCCGGTTGGCGTCGGCGCTGGCGGGCATGGGCGTCAAACCGGGCGACGTGGTCGCCACGCTGATTCCGAACCTGCCGGCCCAGGCCGAAGCGCATTTCGGCGTGCCTGCCTGCGGTGCCGTGTTGAACACCATCAACACCCGCCTGGATGTGGACACGGTCAGCTATATCTTTGGCCATGGCGAAGCCAAAGTGGTGCTTGCGGACACGGAATTCGTACCTCTGGCCGAAGCGGCCAAGGCCCGCATGGACGGAGACGGCCCGCTGATCATCGAAGTACCGGATGACCAGGCCGGTTTTCACGCCACCGGACGTCACCCGGTTTACGAGGACGTTCTGGGCAATGCAGCCCATGACTTTGATTGGATCCTGCCACAGGATGAATGGGAAAGCCTGGCGTTGAACTACACGTCGGGCACCACGGGGCGCCCCAAGGGCGTGGTGTATCATCACCGCGGGGCCTACCTGATGACCATGGGTACCGTGATCAGTTGGCGTATGGTGATGAAACCGAAATACCTGGCCATCGTACCGCTGTTTCACTGCAACGGCTGGAACCACACTTGGATGATGCCGGTGTTGGGGGGGACCGTGATCTGCTGCCGCAATATCACCGCGCCTGCAATCTATGACGCAATCGCCAACGAAGGTGCCACACATTTCGGCGGTGCCCCCATCGTTCTGAACATGATCGTCAACGCACCCGAAGAGGTCCGCAAGACATTTGACCATACCGTCGAAGTCTTTACCGCCGGAGCGCCCCCTGCCCCTGCCACGCTGGAAAAGATCGAGCGGTTGGGATTTCACATCACTCAGGTCTATGGGCTCACCGAAACCTATGGCCATGTCACCGAATGCCTGTGGAAAGGCGGCAATTGGGACACATTGGACCAGACCGGGCGTGCTGCAATCAAGGCCCGTCAGGGCGTGGCCTTTCCCATGATGGATCACATCACGGTCATGGACGACGATATGGGGCAGATCCCGATGAACGGCACCGATCAGGGGCAGATCGTCATGCGCGGCAATTCGGTGATGAAAGGGTATCTCAAGAACCCCGACGCCACTGCAGAAAGCTTCAAGGGCGGATATTTCCATTCGGGGGATATCGCCGTTCAGCATCCCGACGGCTATATCCAGATCGCGGACCGGGCCAAGGACATCATCATCTCGGGGGGCGAAAACATCTCGTCCGTCGAAGTCGAGGGCGTTCTTATGGGACATCCGGATGTCAATCTGGCGGCTGTGGTTGCCAAACCGGATGACAAATGGGGCGAGGTGCCCTGTGCCTTTGTCGAGCTCAAGGAAGGTGCCACCGCGGACGAGGCAGGCTTGGTTGCCTTTTGCCGGGAAACTCTGGCCGGGTTCAAGACGCCCAAAAAGGTGGTGTTCCTGGAATTGCCTAAAACCTCGACCGGCAAGATCCAGAAATTTGAACTGCGCAAGATCGCCGCAGACCTGTGA
- a CDS encoding thymidine phosphorylase — translation MDARAIIARLRRKETPSADELTWFAQGLADGAVSDAQAGAFAMAVCLNGLGEAGRRALTLAMRDSGDVLTWDLPGPVVDKHSTGGVGDCTSLLVAPALAECGAYVPMISGRGLGHTGGTLDKMEAIPGVTTQISEERLAAVVGEVGCAIVGATGQIAPADKRLYAVRDVTATVESLDLITASILSKKLAAAPQALVMDVKCGSGAFMKTADDARALARSLVDTANAAGCKTSALITDMNQPLAPALGNALEVDAVMEALTGTAGGPLIEATVSLGGQVLFDGGLADSVDAGEAQIRTVLAQGRAAERFGRMIYAIGGPLEFVDNWRRFLPEASVIREVLARETGYVTAINGEALGLSVVHLGGGRLVESDVVDPAVGLSSVVRLGQKIHKGDPLAVIHANREEAAVLAERAVRGAIELGDMSATLPDLIHERIV, via the coding sequence TTGGATGCACGTGCGATCATCGCCCGCTTGCGGCGCAAGGAAACCCCGTCCGCGGACGAACTGACCTGGTTTGCCCAGGGGCTGGCAGATGGCGCGGTCAGTGACGCCCAGGCCGGGGCTTTTGCCATGGCGGTCTGTCTGAATGGGCTGGGCGAAGCAGGACGGCGCGCGCTGACGCTGGCAATGCGCGACAGCGGCGATGTGTTGACCTGGGATTTGCCGGGCCCGGTGGTCGATAAACATTCCACCGGTGGGGTGGGGGATTGCACCTCTTTGCTTGTCGCGCCGGCGTTGGCCGAATGCGGAGCCTATGTGCCGATGATCTCCGGACGCGGATTGGGTCATACCGGAGGGACATTGGACAAGATGGAGGCCATCCCCGGTGTGACGACCCAGATTTCCGAAGAGCGGCTGGCCGCCGTTGTGGGCGAAGTGGGCTGTGCCATTGTCGGCGCAACCGGGCAGATCGCGCCTGCGGACAAGCGGCTGTATGCGGTGCGCGATGTGACCGCAACCGTCGAAAGCCTGGATCTGATCACGGCCTCAATCCTGAGCAAAAAGCTCGCTGCGGCTCCGCAGGCATTGGTGATGGATGTCAAATGCGGCTCGGGCGCCTTTATGAAAACTGCAGATGACGCCCGCGCTCTGGCGCGGTCCCTGGTGGATACGGCCAATGCGGCCGGATGCAAAACCTCTGCGTTGATCACCGACATGAACCAACCGCTGGCCCCGGCTCTGGGCAATGCGCTGGAGGTGGATGCGGTGATGGAGGCCCTGACGGGCACCGCAGGCGGCCCATTGATCGAAGCAACCGTGTCTCTGGGCGGGCAGGTGCTGTTTGACGGTGGATTGGCCGACAGCGTTGATGCGGGAGAGGCACAGATCCGTACCGTGCTGGCGCAGGGGCGCGCCGCTGAACGATTTGGTCGGATGATCTATGCCATCGGCGGCCCCTTGGAGTTCGTCGACAACTGGCGCCGTTTTCTGCCCGAGGCCAGCGTGATCCGCGAAGTCCTGGCGCGTGAGACCGGATATGTCACCGCCATCAATGGTGAGGCGTTGGGATTGTCTGTTGTGCATCTGGGCGGAGGGCGCCTGGTGGAAAGCGATGTGGTTGATCCTGCGGTTGGTCTGTCTTCGGTCGTGCGGCTGGGGCAAAAGATACACAAAGGCGATCCGTTGGCCGTCATCCATGCCAACCGCGAAGAGGCCGCCGTTCTGGCAGAACGTGCCGTGCGTGGTGCCATTGAATTGGGCGATATGTCTGCGACATTGCCCGATCTGATCCACGAAAGGATTGTCTGA
- the upp gene encoding uracil phosphoribosyltransferase — MSEHLTVVDHPLVQHKLTLMRDKGTSTAGFRRLLRELTQLLAYEVTREMPLTTTNVETPMEEMQAPILAGKKLALVSILRAGNGMLDGVLELIPSARVGFVGLYRDEETLKPVQYYFKAPEGLQDRLVIAVDPMLATGNSSAAAIDLLKEAGANNIRFLCLLAAPEGVARMKEAHPDVPIVTASLDRELNDKGYIMPGLGDAGDRMFGTK, encoded by the coding sequence ATGTCCGAACATCTGACCGTCGTCGACCACCCGTTGGTCCAGCACAAACTGACCCTGATGCGGGACAAGGGCACGTCGACCGCCGGGTTCCGCCGCCTGCTGCGCGAACTGACCCAGCTGTTGGCCTATGAGGTCACCCGCGAAATGCCGCTGACCACCACCAATGTCGAAACCCCGATGGAAGAGATGCAGGCACCGATCCTGGCGGGCAAGAAGCTGGCGTTGGTGTCGATCCTGCGGGCAGGTAATGGCATGTTGGACGGGGTTCTGGAGCTGATCCCATCGGCGCGCGTTGGATTTGTTGGTCTCTATCGGGACGAAGAGACGCTGAAGCCGGTTCAGTATTATTTCAAGGCACCCGAAGGATTGCAGGATCGTCTGGTGATTGCAGTCGATCCGATGCTGGCCACAGGCAACAGTTCGGCTGCCGCGATTGACCTGCTGAAAGAGGCCGGTGCCAACAATATCCGCTTTCTCTGCCTGCTGGCCGCCCCCGAAGGTGTGGCCCGCATGAAGGAAGCGCATCCGGATGTGCCGATCGTCACCGCATCATTGGATCGCGAGCTGAACGACAAGGGATATATCATGCCCGGACTGGGGGATGCGGGCGACCGGATGTTCGGCACCAAGTAA
- a CDS encoding DUF2892 domain-containing protein → MTANNALLAFAGTMVLISVLLTWTVSVHWMWLTVFVGANLLQSAFTGFCPAAMVFRKIGLKTPCEAVATKT, encoded by the coding sequence ATGACGGCAAACAACGCGCTTTTGGCCTTTGCCGGGACAATGGTACTGATCTCGGTTCTGCTGACTTGGACCGTGTCCGTGCACTGGATGTGGCTGACGGTCTTTGTGGGTGCCAACCTATTGCAATCGGCCTTTACAGGGTTTTGCCCGGCAGCAATGGTGTTTCGCAAGATCGGGCTAAAAACGCCCTGCGAAGCTGTCGCCACCAAAACCTGA